From a region of the Fundulus heteroclitus isolate FHET01 unplaced genomic scaffold, MU-UCD_Fhet_4.1 scaffold_28, whole genome shotgun sequence genome:
- the sil1 gene encoding nucleotide exchange factor SIL1 isoform X1: MVTIRVQISQAGHGACSSSPPSSSVLTARPSSETVRRRVPRLSVVLVSCSRMFSHAGGGSLTWCFLVLLLPLLGSALSHKSEGALTVVEDADGGGGGGVGGDEEEDAVEVFQPNEQWQTLKPGQAVPAGSHVRLNLQTGEREVRLGEEQLKYWTQEHREGEKSTAAIDPDELKRAMKKIKEDLRSQDSKPSGFRPLEELKKDMAELDLLVETDVQIMRRLLDQFNSSDTTTEQRLAILQELEYLVHQVDNAQTLCSMGGLSLILGGLNSSDVRLQENAAFVLGSAVASNPVVQVQAVEGGALQTLLTTLATTQPLHVKKKVLFALACLLRHFPYAQHHFLSHGGLQILSELFRADAGGILRTRIVTMLYDMISEKELIFQAGLDAVQDPSHKERQRQYAEVSLQDQLMEKGWCRLVPQLLQSTEHDYREKALRALLAMASVCLDQYRSDSSLLGSLHSLRLQYSELIQSEMILGEESGYFAEMVELIDSLQVKVK; the protein is encoded by the exons ATGGTAACCATTCGTGTTCAGATTTCCCAGGCCGGACATGGCGCGTGTTCTTCATCCCCACCGTCTTCCTCTGTGCTGACAGCCAGACCCAGCTCAGAGACGGTCCGCCGGCGCGTTCCCCGCCTCTCTGTTGTGCTGGTCTCCTGTTCCAGGATGTTCTCTCATGCCGGAGGAGGTTCCCTCACATGGTGCttcctggttctcctgctgccGCTCCTCGGCTCGGCTCTCAGCCACAAG TCTGAGGGCGCCCTGACTGTGGTGGAGGATgcagacggaggaggaggaggaggagtgggtggtgatgaagaggaggatgcTGTAGAGGTGTTCCAGCCTAATGAACAGTGGCAAACTCTTAAACCAG GCCAGGCGGTACCAGCGGGCTCCCACGTGAGGCTGAACCTGCAGACCGGAGAGAGGGAGGTCAGACTGGGGGAGGAGCAGCTGAAGTACTGGACTCAGGAGCACAG GGAGGGGGAGAAGAGCACGGCCGCCATCGATCCCGACGAGCTGAAACGGGCCATGAAGAAGATCAAAGAGGACCTGAGGAGTCAG gACTCTAAGCCATCCGGGTTCCGGCCCCTAGAGGAGTTGAAGAAGGACATGGCTGAGCTGGACCTGCTGGTGGAGACGGATGTTCAG ATAATGCGGCGCCTCCTGGACCAGTTCAACAGCAGCGACACCACTACAGAGCAGCGGCTGGCCATCCTGCAGGAGCTGGAGTATCTGGTGCATCAG GTGGACAATGCTCAAACGCTGTGCTCCATGGGGGGTCTGAGCTTAATCCTGGGAGGTCTGAACAGCTCTGATGTCAGGTTACAGGAGAACGCTGCCTTCGTCCTGGGCTCTGCTGTGGCCAG TAACCCTGTGGTCCAGGTCCAAGCTGTGGAGGGGGGAGCTCTGCAGACCCTGCTAACAACACTGGCCACCACACAGCCTCTTCACGTCAAAAAGAAG GTCCTGTTCGCACTGGCCTGCCTCTTACGTCACTTCCCCTACGCACAGCACCACTTCCTGTCCCATGGGGGGCTGCAGATTCTGTCGGAGCTGTTCAGGGCGGATGCTGGGGGAATCCTGCGCACACGCATCGTCACCATGTTATACGATATGATCAGTGAGAAG GAGCTCATCTTCCAGGCGGGCCTAGACGCCGTCCAGGACCCGTCCCACAAGGAGCGCCAGCGTCAGTACGCTGAGGTGTCGCTGCAGGACCAGCTGATGGAGAAGGGCTGGTGCCGTCTGGTGCCCCAGCTGCTGCAGTCTACGGAGCACGACTACAGGGAGAAG GCTCTCCGGGCTTTGTTGGCCATGGCTTCTGTGTGTTTGGATCAGTACCGCTCGGACTCCTCTCTGCTGGGTTCTCTGCACTCTCTCCGACTCCAGTACTCGGAGCTGATCCAGTCAGAAATGATCCTCGGTGAGGAGAGCGGTTACTTCGCAGAGATGGTGGAACTTATAGACTCGCTGCAGGTCAAGGTGAAGTGA
- the sil1 gene encoding nucleotide exchange factor SIL1 isoform X2: MVTIRVQISQAGHGACSSSPPSSSVLTARPSSETVRRRVPRLSVVLVSCSRMFSHAGGGSLTWCFLVLLLPLLGSALSHKSEGALTVVEDADGGGGGGVGGDEEEDAVEVFQPNEQWQTLKPGQAVPAGSHVRLNLQTGEREVRLGEEQLKYWTQEHREGEKSTAAIDPDELKRAMKKIKEDLRSQDSKPSGFRPLEELKKDMAELDLLVETDVQIMRRLLDQFNSSDTTTEQRLAILQELEYLVHQVDNAQTLCSMGGLSLILGGLNSSDVRLQENAAFVLGSAVASNPVVQVQAVEGGALQTLLTTLATTQPLHVKKKVLFALACLLRHFPYAQHHFLSHGGLQILSELFRADAGGILRTRIVTMLYDMISEKELIFQAGLDAVQDPSHKERQRQYAEVSLQDQLMEKGWCRLVPQLLQSTEHDYREKALRALLAMASVCLDQYRSDSSLLGSLHSLRLQYSELIQSEMILGEESGYFAEMVELIDSLQVKVK, from the exons ATGGTAACCATTCGTGTTCAGATTTCCCAGGCCGGACATGGCGCGTGTTCTTCATCCCCACCGTCTTCCTCTGTGCTGACAGCCAGACCCAGCTCAGAGACGGTCCGCCGGCGCGTTCCCCGCCTCTCTGTTGTGCTGGTCTCCTGTTCCAGGATGTTCTCTCATGCCGGAGGAGGTTCCCTCACATGGTGCttcctggttctcctgctgccGCTCCTCGGCTCGGCTCTCAGCCACAAG TCTGAGGGCGCCCTGACTGTGGTGGAGGATgcagacggaggaggaggaggaggagtgggtggtgatgaagaggaggatgcTGTAGAGGTGTTCCAGCCTAATGAACAGTGGCAAACTCTTAAACCAG GCCAGGCGGTACCAGCGGGCTCCCACGTGAGGCTGAACCTGCAGACCGGAGAGAGGGAGGTCAGACTGGGGGAGGAGCAGCTGAAGTACTGGACTCAGGAGCACAG GGAGGGGGAGAAGAGCACGGCCGCCATCGATCCCGACGAGCTGAAACGGGCCATGAAGAAGATCAAAGAGGACCTGAGGAGTCAG gACTCTAAGCCATCCGGGTTCCGGCCCCTAGAGGAGTTGAAGAAGGACATGGCTGAGCTGGACCTGCTGGTGGAGACGGATGTTCAG ATAATGCGGCGCCTCCTGGACCAGTTCAACAGCAGCGACACCACTACAGAGCAGCGGCTGGCCATCCTGCAGGAGCTGGAGTATCTGGTGCATCAG GTGGACAATGCTCAAACGCTGTGCTCCATGGGGGGTCTGAGCTTAATCCTGGGAGGTCTGAACAGCTCTGATGTCAGGTTACAGGAGAACGCTGCCTTCGTCCTGGGCTCTGCTGTGGCCAG TAACCCTGTGGTCCAGGTCCAAGCTGTGGAGGGGGGAGCTCTGCAGACCCTGCTAACAACACTGGCCACCACACAGCCTCTTCACGTCAAAAAGAAG GTCCTGTTCGCACTGGCCTGCCTCTTACGTCACTTCCCCTACGCACAGCACCACTTCCTGTCCCATGGGGGGCTGCAGATTCTGTCGGAGCTGTTCAGGGCGGATGCTGGGGGAATCCTGCGCACACGCATCGTCACCATGTTATACGATATGATCAGTGAGAAG GAGCTCATCTTCCAGGCGGGCCTAGACGCCGTCCAGGACCCGTCCCACAAGGAGCGCCAGCGTCAGTACGCTGAGGTGTCGCTGCAGGACCAGCTGATGGAGAAGGGCTGGTGCCGTCTGGTGCCCCAGCTGCTGCAGTCTACGGAGCACGACTACAGGGAGAAG GCTCTCCGGGCTTTGTTGGCCATGGCTTCTGTGTGTTTGGATCAGTACCGCTCGGACTCCTCTCTGCTGGGTTCTCTGCACTCTCTCCGACTCCAGTACTCGGAGCTGATCCAGTCAGAAATGATCCTCGGTGAGGAGAGCGGTTACTTCGCAGAGATGGTGGAACTTATAGACTCGCTGCAGGTCAAGGTGAAGT GA
- the sil1 gene encoding nucleotide exchange factor SIL1 isoform X3 produces the protein MFSHAGGGSLTWCFLVLLLPLLGSALSHKSEGALTVVEDADGGGGGGVGGDEEEDAVEVFQPNEQWQTLKPGQAVPAGSHVRLNLQTGEREVRLGEEQLKYWTQEHREGEKSTAAIDPDELKRAMKKIKEDLRSQDSKPSGFRPLEELKKDMAELDLLVETDVQIMRRLLDQFNSSDTTTEQRLAILQELEYLVHQVDNAQTLCSMGGLSLILGGLNSSDVRLQENAAFVLGSAVASNPVVQVQAVEGGALQTLLTTLATTQPLHVKKKVLFALACLLRHFPYAQHHFLSHGGLQILSELFRADAGGILRTRIVTMLYDMISEKELIFQAGLDAVQDPSHKERQRQYAEVSLQDQLMEKGWCRLVPQLLQSTEHDYREKALRALLAMASVCLDQYRSDSSLLGSLHSLRLQYSELIQSEMILGEESGYFAEMVELIDSLQVKVK, from the exons ATGTTCTCTCATGCCGGAGGAGGTTCCCTCACATGGTGCttcctggttctcctgctgccGCTCCTCGGCTCGGCTCTCAGCCACAAG TCTGAGGGCGCCCTGACTGTGGTGGAGGATgcagacggaggaggaggaggaggagtgggtggtgatgaagaggaggatgcTGTAGAGGTGTTCCAGCCTAATGAACAGTGGCAAACTCTTAAACCAG GCCAGGCGGTACCAGCGGGCTCCCACGTGAGGCTGAACCTGCAGACCGGAGAGAGGGAGGTCAGACTGGGGGAGGAGCAGCTGAAGTACTGGACTCAGGAGCACAG GGAGGGGGAGAAGAGCACGGCCGCCATCGATCCCGACGAGCTGAAACGGGCCATGAAGAAGATCAAAGAGGACCTGAGGAGTCAG gACTCTAAGCCATCCGGGTTCCGGCCCCTAGAGGAGTTGAAGAAGGACATGGCTGAGCTGGACCTGCTGGTGGAGACGGATGTTCAG ATAATGCGGCGCCTCCTGGACCAGTTCAACAGCAGCGACACCACTACAGAGCAGCGGCTGGCCATCCTGCAGGAGCTGGAGTATCTGGTGCATCAG GTGGACAATGCTCAAACGCTGTGCTCCATGGGGGGTCTGAGCTTAATCCTGGGAGGTCTGAACAGCTCTGATGTCAGGTTACAGGAGAACGCTGCCTTCGTCCTGGGCTCTGCTGTGGCCAG TAACCCTGTGGTCCAGGTCCAAGCTGTGGAGGGGGGAGCTCTGCAGACCCTGCTAACAACACTGGCCACCACACAGCCTCTTCACGTCAAAAAGAAG GTCCTGTTCGCACTGGCCTGCCTCTTACGTCACTTCCCCTACGCACAGCACCACTTCCTGTCCCATGGGGGGCTGCAGATTCTGTCGGAGCTGTTCAGGGCGGATGCTGGGGGAATCCTGCGCACACGCATCGTCACCATGTTATACGATATGATCAGTGAGAAG GAGCTCATCTTCCAGGCGGGCCTAGACGCCGTCCAGGACCCGTCCCACAAGGAGCGCCAGCGTCAGTACGCTGAGGTGTCGCTGCAGGACCAGCTGATGGAGAAGGGCTGGTGCCGTCTGGTGCCCCAGCTGCTGCAGTCTACGGAGCACGACTACAGGGAGAAG GCTCTCCGGGCTTTGTTGGCCATGGCTTCTGTGTGTTTGGATCAGTACCGCTCGGACTCCTCTCTGCTGGGTTCTCTGCACTCTCTCCGACTCCAGTACTCGGAGCTGATCCAGTCAGAAATGATCCTCGGTGAGGAGAGCGGTTACTTCGCAGAGATGGTGGAACTTATAGACTCGCTGCAGGTCAAGGTGAAGTGA
- the spdl1 gene encoding protein Spindly gives MAPEDEIELLRSQLKESEEQGRRAAQAGLDLLKQLDELQDRLDEQRVEMTNALEALEQDKYSLQKEVVLKNRMLESLQLEYESVKKQQAQQLQEHQEHLERSHSMALNEQQNKVLMLQAAVEEYQLNEKQLKHKLEVQAETLNNKTEELRALKEDTQSSMTSEMMEVQLKIRELESIKVELEQTLQESRYREQQLELSNSNLQRQVERITEEKEEREKEAVSWFNALEKSRDLNRDLQIQLDQVLQQAQDPNSKGNSLFGELEDKRAAMERQLISMKVQYQSLQKMHAFRNQQMQCMKVQIATLMQLQGTRADPAQLERLQSMLSEKNAEIWNLMTKLQRLEKMETLLKGQPANPVQTEAADGQDETYYTDLLKLKLNSSVKDAEQLRDELSQQRMKSLSESQRALELERKLFTSERLLKQTQSDKIRLQLRVEELQQKYEPKEVKKNLIQWKRKEKLPVDVKPEPDGTTHREQTVAVKTEDTDKKKVACQDENRPAETATATQEPEVKPAKCVKISSAEPDVIPGPSWLSDLKEETEENKQQNNPEGRRKKPKTEGIYVTSSNTMENQCAQQ, from the exons ATGGCACCAGAGGATGAGATTGAGCTGCTCAGGAGCCAGCTGAAGGAGAGCGAGGAGCAGGGCCGTCGGGCTGCTCAGGCGGGCCTGGATCTGCTCAAACAGCTGGATGAACTCCAGGACAGGCTGGACGAACAGAGAGTGGAAATGACCAATGCACTAGAG gCTCTTGAGCAAGACAAGTACTCGCTTCAGAAGGAGGTGGTGCTGAAGAATCGGATGCTGGAGTCTCTGCAGTTGGAGTACGAGAGCGTGAAGAAGCAGCAGGCACAACAGCTTCAGGAGCATCAGGAACATCTGGAGAGGAGCCACAGCATGGCACTGAATGAGCAGCAGAACAAG GTCCTGATGCTGCAGGCAGCTGTGGAGGAGTACCAGCTGAatgaaaaacagctgaagcACAAGCTGGAAGTGCAGGCCGAGACGCTGAACAACAAGACGGAGGAGCTGCGAGCTCTGAAAGAAGACACCCAGAGCTCCATGACATCAGAGATGATGGAGGTACAGCTGAAGATCAGGGAGCTGGAGAGCATTAAG GTGGAGTTGGAGCAGACCCTGCAAGAGAGTCGCTACagggagcagcagctggagctgagCAACAGCAACCTGCAGAGGCAGGTGGAGCGCATCACCGAGGAGAAGGAGGAAAGGGAGAAAGAAGCTGTGTCCTGGTTTAACGCTTTGGAG AAATCTCGAGATCTGAACCGGGATCTCCAGATCCAGTTAGATCAGGTTCTTCAACAGGCCCAGGACCCCAACAGCAAAGGAAACTCCCTGTTTGGTGAG CTGGAAGATAAGAGAGCTGCAATGGAGAGGCAGCTCATCAGCATGAAGGTCCAGTATCAGTCGCTGCAGAAAATGCACGCCTTCAGAAACCAGCAGATGCAGTGCATGAAG GTCCAGATAGCCACACTGATGCAGCTGCAGGGTACCAGGGCTGACCCTGCTCAGCTGGAGAGGCTGCAGTCCATGCTGTCAGAGAAAAATGCAGAGATCTGGAATCTGATGACCAAACTGCAGAGGCTGGAGAAGATGGAG ACGTTGCTGAAAGGCCAGCCAGCCAATCCTGTCCAAACGGAGGCTGCTGATGGTCAAGATGAGACGTACTACACCGACCTGCTCAAGCTGAAGCTCAACAGCTCTGT CAAGGATGCAGAGCAGCTGCGAGACGAGCTGTCACAGCAGAGGATGAAGTCGCTGTCAGAGAGCCAGAGAGCTCTGGAGCTGGAGAGGAAACTGTTTACGTCTGAGCGGCTCCTCAAACAG ACTCAAAGCGACAAGATCAGGCTGCAGCTGCGTGTGGAGGAGCTTCAACAAAAATATGAACCCAAAG AAGTGAAGAAGAACCTGATCCAgtggaaaagaaaggaaaagctTCCTGTTGATGTGAAGCCAGAACCTGACGGGACCACCCATAGAGAGCAGACTGTTGCTGTGAAGACGGAGGACACGGACAAGAAGAAAGTGGCCTGTCAGGATGAAAACAGGCCTGCAGAGACAGCTACTGCTACCCAAG AACCTGAGGTGAAACCTGCAAAGTGTGTGAAGATCAGTTCTGCTGAGCCTGATGTCATCCCTGGTCCCAG TTGGCTTTCTGACCTGAAAGAAGAGACGGAGGAGAATAAGCAGCAGAACAACCCAGAGGGAAGGAGAAAGAAACCAAAGACAGAAGGGATCTACGTGACGTCCAGTAACACCATGGAGAACCAGTGTGCTCAGCAGTAG